Proteins co-encoded in one Kribbella qitaiheensis genomic window:
- a CDS encoding ABC transporter permease, translated as MTTVDEVRAPVEQKPAPAPPRRAGRPNWRLRLRRDWPLLLMVTPVIVLLLVFHYLPTLGNVIAFQDYSPYVGIRDSEFIGLTNFSRLFSEAAFWKALLNTLTITAFQLVFFFPIPILLALLLNSVLSVRVRTFIQGVVYLPHFFSWVLVVSLFQQMIGGAGLLAQSLRGHGFQAVDLMTKPDSFILLVTSQAVWKDAGWGMIVFLAALSTINPALYEAAAADGANRWRRLWHITLPGLRPVIVLLLILRLGDSLTVGFEQFILQRNAVGADAAEVLDTYVYFEGLLAGDFGYGAAAGLFKGVVGLVLVLVANKFAHLVGEQGVYSRS; from the coding sequence GTGACAACGGTCGATGAGGTCCGCGCACCGGTCGAGCAGAAACCGGCTCCGGCGCCACCGCGTCGGGCCGGCCGGCCGAACTGGCGGCTGAGGCTGCGGCGCGACTGGCCGCTGCTGTTGATGGTGACCCCGGTGATCGTCCTGCTGCTGGTCTTCCATTACCTGCCGACGCTCGGCAACGTGATCGCCTTCCAGGACTACTCGCCGTACGTCGGCATCCGCGACAGCGAGTTCATCGGCCTGACCAACTTCAGCCGGTTGTTCAGCGAGGCGGCGTTCTGGAAGGCGCTGCTCAACACGTTGACGATCACCGCCTTCCAGCTGGTGTTCTTCTTCCCCATCCCGATCCTGCTGGCGCTGCTGCTGAACAGCGTGCTGTCAGTGCGCGTCCGGACCTTCATCCAGGGCGTCGTCTACCTGCCGCACTTCTTTTCCTGGGTGCTGGTGGTATCGCTGTTCCAGCAGATGATCGGTGGCGCCGGTCTGCTCGCCCAAAGCCTGCGTGGCCATGGGTTCCAGGCCGTCGATCTGATGACGAAGCCCGACTCCTTCATCCTGCTGGTCACCTCGCAGGCGGTCTGGAAGGACGCGGGCTGGGGCATGATCGTGTTCCTCGCGGCGCTGAGCACCATCAACCCGGCTCTCTACGAGGCCGCGGCGGCCGACGGCGCCAACCGCTGGCGCCGGCTGTGGCACATCACCCTGCCGGGCCTGCGCCCGGTGATCGTGCTGCTGCTCATCCTGCGGCTGGGTGACTCCCTCACGGTCGGCTTCGAGCAGTTCATCCTGCAACGCAACGCCGTCGGGGCCGACGCGGCCGAAGTGCTGGACACCTACGTGTACTTCGAGGGCCTGCTGGCCGGTGACTTCGGCTACGGCGCCGCAGCCGGTCTGTTCAAGGGCGTCGTCGGCCTCGTGCTGGTCCTTGTCGCCAACAAATTCGCTCACTTGGTGGGCGAGCAGGGGGTGTATTCCCGCTCATGA
- the yicI gene encoding alpha-xylosidase, translating to MGLWLSTSFTTDYTEETTSSFVAGMASRDLPLSVFHFDCFWMRQFHWCDFVWDPIAFPDPAGMLSRLKERGLRISLWINPYIAQRSVLFEEGRRLGYLLKRTDGSVWQWDMWQAGMAIVDFTNPDATAWFRSKLQALIDLGVDCFKTDFGERIPAEDVAWFDGSDPERMHNYYPHLYNQAVFDLLTDNRGAGDAVLFARSATVGGQQFPVHWGGDCESTFEAMAESLRGGLSLASSGFGYWSHDIGGFEGTPDAAVFKRWVPFGLLSSHSRLHGSGSYRVPWAFDEEAVDVLRRFTKLKLSLMPYLAVVAEEAHTDGTPMMRPMVLEFPTDPGVAYLERQYMLGPDLLVAPVMSKDGEVRYYLPEGTWTHLLTGEQVPGSRWITQTYGFDSLPVLVRQGAVIPFGAVDDRPDYDWSDGVELRWFSPSEGQVSRVRLPGPNGETRAVVELTLTGGEAAARVVEGSCDRFTVTVRS from the coding sequence ATGGGCCTGTGGCTGTCGACTTCCTTCACCACCGACTACACCGAGGAGACGACGAGCAGTTTCGTGGCCGGGATGGCGTCCCGCGACCTGCCGCTCAGCGTCTTTCACTTCGACTGCTTCTGGATGCGCCAGTTCCACTGGTGCGACTTCGTCTGGGACCCGATCGCGTTCCCCGACCCGGCCGGCATGCTGAGCCGGCTGAAGGAGCGCGGGTTGCGGATCAGCCTGTGGATCAACCCCTACATCGCGCAGCGATCGGTTCTGTTCGAGGAAGGCCGGCGGCTCGGCTATCTGCTCAAGCGGACGGATGGTTCGGTCTGGCAGTGGGACATGTGGCAGGCCGGGATGGCGATCGTCGACTTCACCAATCCCGACGCGACCGCCTGGTTCCGGTCCAAGCTGCAGGCGCTGATCGACCTCGGCGTCGACTGCTTCAAGACAGACTTCGGTGAACGGATCCCGGCCGAGGACGTGGCCTGGTTCGACGGCTCGGATCCGGAGCGGATGCACAACTACTATCCGCACCTCTACAACCAGGCGGTCTTCGACCTGCTCACCGACAACCGTGGTGCGGGCGACGCAGTCCTGTTCGCACGGTCGGCGACGGTCGGTGGCCAGCAATTCCCGGTGCACTGGGGTGGCGACTGTGAGTCGACCTTCGAGGCGATGGCGGAGTCGTTGCGGGGCGGCCTGTCCCTGGCGTCGTCCGGCTTCGGCTACTGGAGCCACGACATCGGTGGCTTCGAGGGGACCCCCGACGCCGCGGTCTTCAAACGGTGGGTGCCGTTCGGTCTGCTCTCGTCACACTCCCGCCTGCACGGCTCCGGCTCGTACCGGGTTCCGTGGGCCTTCGACGAGGAAGCGGTCGACGTACTGCGTCGCTTCACCAAGCTGAAGCTGTCCCTGATGCCTTATCTGGCAGTGGTTGCCGAGGAAGCGCACACCGACGGTACGCCGATGATGCGGCCGATGGTGCTGGAGTTCCCCACGGATCCGGGCGTGGCGTACCTCGAGCGGCAGTACATGCTCGGCCCGGATCTACTGGTCGCTCCGGTGATGAGCAAGGACGGCGAGGTTCGGTACTACCTGCCCGAGGGGACCTGGACGCATCTGCTGACCGGCGAGCAGGTGCCGGGAAGTCGCTGGATCACCCAGACCTACGGCTTCGACAGCCTGCCGGTGCTGGTTCGTCAAGGTGCGGTGATCCCTTTCGGTGCCGTCGACGACAGGCCCGACTACGACTGGTCCGACGGCGTGGAGCTGCGCTGGTTCAGCCCGTCGGAGGGCCAGGTCAGCCGCGTTCGTCTCCCCGGGCCGAACGGGGAGACGCGCGCTGTCGTCGAGCTGACGCTGACCGGCGGTGAGGCAGCTGCCCGGGTGGTTGAAGGCAGCTGCGACCGATTCACCGTCACCGTTCGAAGCTGA
- a CDS encoding extracellular solute-binding protein, translating to MNGLGGGSTNRRTFLSLLGAGTAVAAGGATLSGCSSGSKASSAGGRAETEDKLTGLLPKYIAYEPVKPDLAGLNGADPAFTKYPAQLVRALPDKPVTSGKEVSAMTPLWGPLPPGLGKNSYFDVNNERIGAPVRFNVVNGGEYGDKLGPVLAAGNVPDLLCIPGWEISGQTRFGQAVDKLFEDLTPYLAGDKAAAYPMLANLPTRAWAYGVWNSQLKAVPFPGNGLPWALFYRKDLFTKLGAAPPKSADDLLTLGKQLTDAKANRWAFGSIMDEVARAFRAPAGWRKDSSGKLINKIESPEFEEAVAFTRKLFQSGYVHPTVVGNASADQKPLFEGGQILVYQDGPGSWAEALQRQLPINPAFDMQAVMPFAHDGGEAIVWSGDPAGIFTFVKKGLGEARIKELLGVLNYTAAPFGTEEYQLAAYGQEGKHYIKESSGAPKLTALGTKEVANTYIFLGGRPEVITQSQYPGYVQAMSAWQNESCKRFEKNPFEGIRVEAPSKMAALNQPFDDKLQDILRGRRPVSELKTAVQAWRSGGGDEGRDFYAKVLSDNGR from the coding sequence GTGAACGGACTTGGAGGCGGTTCGACGAACCGCCGCACCTTCCTGTCCCTGCTCGGAGCCGGTACCGCGGTCGCCGCCGGCGGCGCGACCCTGTCCGGTTGTTCTTCCGGCTCGAAGGCGAGCTCGGCGGGCGGCCGCGCCGAGACAGAGGACAAGCTGACCGGTCTGCTGCCGAAGTACATCGCCTACGAACCGGTCAAGCCGGACCTGGCGGGCCTCAACGGCGCGGATCCGGCGTTCACGAAGTACCCGGCACAGCTGGTCCGGGCGCTGCCGGACAAGCCGGTGACCAGCGGCAAGGAGGTCAGCGCGATGACGCCGCTGTGGGGCCCGTTGCCGCCCGGCCTGGGGAAGAACTCCTACTTCGACGTGAACAACGAGCGGATCGGCGCTCCGGTCCGCTTCAACGTGGTCAACGGCGGCGAGTACGGCGACAAGCTCGGACCTGTGCTCGCGGCCGGCAACGTGCCCGACCTGCTCTGCATCCCGGGCTGGGAGATCTCCGGCCAGACCCGGTTCGGCCAGGCGGTCGACAAGCTCTTCGAGGACCTCACCCCGTATCTGGCCGGTGACAAGGCCGCGGCGTACCCGATGCTCGCCAATCTGCCGACCCGCGCCTGGGCGTACGGGGTCTGGAACTCGCAGCTCAAAGCCGTGCCGTTCCCGGGCAACGGGCTGCCCTGGGCGCTGTTCTACCGCAAGGACCTGTTCACCAAGCTGGGCGCCGCTCCGCCCAAGAGCGCCGACGACCTGCTGACCCTGGGCAAGCAACTGACCGACGCCAAGGCGAACCGCTGGGCGTTCGGCTCGATCATGGACGAGGTGGCCAGGGCGTTCCGGGCACCGGCGGGGTGGCGCAAGGACTCCAGCGGCAAGCTGATCAACAAGATCGAGAGCCCGGAGTTCGAGGAGGCGGTGGCCTTCACCCGCAAGCTGTTCCAGTCGGGGTACGTGCACCCCACCGTGGTCGGCAACGCGAGCGCCGATCAGAAGCCACTCTTCGAGGGCGGTCAGATCCTGGTGTACCAGGACGGTCCGGGATCGTGGGCCGAGGCGCTGCAGCGGCAGCTTCCGATCAACCCCGCCTTCGACATGCAGGCCGTGATGCCGTTCGCGCACGACGGCGGAGAGGCGATCGTCTGGAGCGGCGACCCGGCGGGCATCTTCACCTTCGTCAAGAAGGGCCTCGGTGAGGCGCGCATCAAGGAACTGCTCGGCGTCCTGAACTACACCGCCGCCCCGTTCGGCACCGAGGAGTACCAGCTCGCCGCCTACGGGCAGGAGGGCAAGCACTACATCAAGGAGAGCTCCGGCGCTCCCAAGCTGACCGCGCTGGGGACCAAGGAGGTCGCCAACACCTACATCTTCCTGGGCGGACGGCCCGAGGTCATCACCCAGAGCCAGTACCCCGGCTACGTCCAGGCGATGAGCGCCTGGCAGAACGAGTCCTGCAAGCGGTTCGAGAAGAACCCCTTCGAGGGGATCCGGGTCGAGGCGCCGTCGAAGATGGCCGCTCTGAACCAGCCCTTCGACGACAAGCTGCAGGACATCCTCCGGGGCCGGCGGCCGGTCTCGGAGCTCAAGACGGCGGTCCAGGCCTGGCGTTCGGGTGGCGGGGACGAGGGCCGCGACTTCTACGCGAAGGTGCTCAGTGACAACGGTCGATGA
- a CDS encoding ROK family transcriptional regulator has product MTTHTADHTDVRATNLAAVLRFLRAEAPCSRAAIATGTGLNKATVTSIVGDLIGRRLVRETEQTQNHVGRPATLLVLDGSSYAAIGMEISARGLTAIAYDAAGDQLLRWHRSGPAADAGPAKAIAALAALARRAVTAVHSSGRDVLGLTVGVPGLINYEGTVVLAAGLGWRDVELGKDLVQALGRPAFPVLVDNDANLGALAEHRYGPHTGSTNLIHLTGDTGVGAGVICDGRPLRGHLGYVGEIGHLQITPDGPLCGCGRHGCLEAVAGVPAILARLDPAGLPDADPQVGTEQLVRRAEAGETGTLEVLSEAGTMLGRGVSVLANILNPELIVLGGSYAALGRWLLPAIEKELADDALAPEAGGCQVVTSTFGHDATAIGAVARSLDSLDSGRLPAVSALRS; this is encoded by the coding sequence TTGACCACTCACACCGCGGACCACACCGACGTTCGCGCCACCAACCTGGCCGCGGTACTCCGATTCCTGCGCGCCGAGGCCCCTTGCTCCCGGGCGGCGATCGCCACCGGGACCGGGCTGAACAAGGCCACCGTGACGAGCATCGTCGGCGACCTGATCGGCCGGCGGCTGGTCCGGGAGACCGAGCAGACCCAGAACCATGTCGGCCGTCCGGCCACCCTGCTGGTGCTGGACGGTTCGTCGTACGCGGCGATCGGGATGGAGATCAGCGCCCGCGGGCTGACTGCGATCGCCTACGACGCGGCCGGCGATCAACTACTCCGCTGGCACCGCTCCGGCCCGGCTGCTGACGCCGGTCCGGCCAAGGCCATCGCGGCACTGGCCGCGCTGGCTCGCCGCGCGGTCACGGCGGTCCATTCGTCCGGCCGTGACGTGCTCGGCCTGACGGTCGGGGTGCCCGGGCTGATCAACTACGAAGGCACCGTCGTGCTGGCCGCCGGACTGGGCTGGCGAGACGTCGAACTGGGCAAGGACCTGGTGCAGGCGCTCGGCCGGCCGGCCTTCCCGGTGCTGGTCGACAACGACGCCAATCTCGGCGCACTGGCCGAGCATCGCTACGGCCCGCACACCGGTAGCACCAACCTGATCCATCTGACCGGCGACACCGGTGTCGGCGCCGGCGTGATCTGCGACGGCCGCCCGCTGCGCGGCCATCTGGGCTATGTCGGCGAGATCGGCCATCTCCAGATCACGCCGGACGGTCCACTCTGCGGCTGCGGGCGGCATGGCTGCCTGGAGGCGGTCGCCGGTGTTCCCGCGATCCTCGCCCGGCTCGATCCGGCCGGCCTGCCGGACGCCGACCCGCAGGTCGGGACAGAGCAACTGGTCCGCCGCGCCGAGGCCGGCGAGACGGGCACCCTCGAGGTCCTGTCCGAAGCCGGCACGATGCTCGGCCGGGGTGTCTCGGTGCTGGCCAACATCCTCAACCCCGAACTGATCGTCCTCGGCGGTTCGTACGCGGCCCTGGGACGCTGGCTGCTGCCGGCCATCGAGAAGGAGCTCGCCGACGACGCGCTGGCACCCGAGGCAGGCGGCTGTCAGGTCGTCACCTCGACCTTCGGCCACGACGCGACGGCGATCGGCGCCGTCGCCCGCTCCCTGGACAGCCTCGACTCCGGCCGGTTACCGGCCGTCTCCGCACTGAGATCTTGA
- a CDS encoding carbohydrate ABC transporter permease yields MSSQAVKPVAALTRRPRNPERPVWEEEPTLVGRVGKPVVLAVVFLAVAFPLYVVVVTSLSTTEAVTRAGGLVVVPRDLTIAAYVQLLSGGVVTRALVISALITAVGTAFSLLITMLAAYGLSRPGSLWHRPLLFIVLLTFLFGPGIIPSYLLVNSLGLIDSYGSLILPTAISAFNLIVMRAFFMGIPGELIDSARIDGAGEFAVLTRIVMPLSKAVVAVVGLFYAVGYWNAFFNAMLYLNDNSKWPLQLVLRTYIVQQQALPSGAGGVTSSPALGLAPAPGLAIKMAIVVLAVIPVLLVYPFIQKHFTKGVIIGAVKG; encoded by the coding sequence ATGAGCTCACAAGCAGTCAAGCCAGTCGCCGCCCTGACCCGGCGACCACGCAACCCGGAACGGCCGGTCTGGGAGGAGGAGCCGACGCTGGTCGGCCGGGTAGGCAAGCCGGTCGTGCTGGCAGTGGTCTTCCTGGCCGTCGCCTTCCCGCTGTACGTCGTGGTCGTCACCAGCCTGTCGACCACCGAGGCCGTCACCCGCGCGGGTGGGCTGGTCGTAGTACCGCGGGACCTGACCATCGCCGCCTACGTCCAGTTGCTATCCGGCGGAGTGGTCACCCGTGCGCTCGTGATCAGCGCCCTCATCACGGCCGTCGGTACTGCGTTCAGCCTGCTGATCACCATGCTCGCAGCGTACGGGCTGTCGCGGCCGGGATCGTTGTGGCACCGGCCGTTGCTGTTCATCGTGCTGCTCACGTTCCTGTTCGGGCCCGGGATCATCCCCAGCTATCTGCTGGTGAACTCGCTGGGCCTGATCGACAGCTACGGCTCGCTGATCCTGCCCACCGCGATCTCGGCCTTCAACCTGATCGTGATGCGCGCCTTCTTCATGGGCATTCCCGGTGAGCTGATCGACAGTGCCCGGATCGACGGCGCCGGCGAGTTCGCCGTGCTGACGCGGATCGTGATGCCGCTGTCCAAGGCAGTGGTCGCCGTGGTCGGCCTCTTCTACGCCGTCGGCTACTGGAACGCCTTCTTCAACGCGATGCTCTACCTCAACGACAACAGCAAATGGCCGTTGCAGCTCGTACTGCGGACGTACATCGTGCAGCAGCAGGCTCTGCCCAGCGGCGCCGGTGGCGTCACCTCGTCGCCGGCTCTCGGACTGGCACCGGCACCGGGTCTGGCGATCAAGATGGCCATCGTCGTGCTGGCCGTGATCCCCGTGCTGCTGGTGTACCCGTTCATCCAGAAGCACTTCACCAAGGGCGTCATCATCGGCGCGGTCAAGGGATAG
- a CDS encoding glycoside hydrolase family 3 protein encodes MSTSPPSQVPQPFRDPARKLPERLGDLLDRLSLPEKLGLLHQHQAAVPRLGLASFRTGTEALHGVAWLGPATVFPQAIGLASSWNPELVRAVGSAVADEVRVFHHRDPVGVSLNVWAPVVNPLRDPRWGRNEEGYSEDPWLTGVLAVAYGRGLIGDDEATLKTAPTLKHFLAYNNETDRCTSSSNLPPRVLHDYELPAFQAPIAAGAAVAMMPSYNLVNGRPAHLSPLINDVVRTWTEDDLLVVSDAGAPANLTELQHYFDDAETAYAAALRAGVDSFTQDDSDAGPSLRHLSGALERGLLTEADIDQAVRHALAVRFRLGEFDPVELDPYGSPAADVVGCPAHRQLAREAARQSIVLLKHECQVLPLSAETTRRVAIVGPLADVLFQDWYSGTLPYQVTARTGLTERLGPDAVDFCEGVDLIELRTNDGCLGTEEDGSVTLATSGAFDLFDFGGGAWTLRSASTGAYLTVADNGSLTADHPGPNSWEVKETFELVATGHTTTVLRHRNSGRFVTIGPDGRAMATAGDAEAATAFELVTLIDGATRAAELAAAADVAIVVVGNHPLVNGRETEDRACLELPAGQERLLRAVHAANSRTVLVMSSSYPFSIEWADEHVPAVLWSSHGGQEYGHALAEVLFGDFDPVGRLPQTWYRSTADLPDLFDYDIVGTDATYLYFRGTPLYPFGHGLSYTTFAYSDLQLSTTSVPADGELLVSLTVTNTGTRAGREIVQLYNHQQRSRAKQPLRQLRDFRQVSLAAGESSLVEFSLPAADLAFFDVTRNRRCVETARHSILVGRSCTDIRLTAAFDVLGERIPPRAVLSMPLQATAFDDYCAVTLTDAAPDRGDAVRSLEDGAWLLFEDVDLADGATRCTALVAAEDNGGTIELRLDDPLHGPVLGTLQVPSTGHRHSWVESGTPLAEARGVHAVYLVFSSASLALRELSFER; translated from the coding sequence ATGAGCACCTCGCCGCCCAGCCAGGTCCCGCAGCCGTTCCGCGACCCGGCCCGGAAGCTGCCGGAGCGGTTGGGCGACCTGCTCGACCGGCTCAGCCTGCCGGAGAAGCTCGGCCTGCTCCACCAGCATCAGGCGGCCGTTCCGCGGCTGGGCCTGGCCTCGTTCCGGACCGGCACCGAGGCACTGCACGGGGTGGCCTGGCTCGGCCCGGCGACTGTCTTCCCGCAGGCGATCGGGCTGGCCAGCAGCTGGAATCCGGAGCTGGTCCGGGCGGTCGGGTCCGCGGTCGCCGACGAGGTCCGGGTGTTCCATCACCGCGACCCGGTGGGAGTCAGCCTGAACGTCTGGGCGCCCGTGGTGAACCCCCTGCGGGACCCTCGCTGGGGTCGGAACGAAGAGGGCTACTCCGAGGATCCGTGGCTGACCGGCGTACTGGCCGTCGCCTACGGCCGGGGCCTGATCGGCGACGACGAGGCGACACTCAAGACCGCACCGACGCTCAAGCACTTCCTTGCCTACAACAACGAGACCGACCGGTGCACCAGCTCGAGCAACCTGCCGCCCCGGGTCCTGCACGACTACGAACTGCCGGCCTTCCAGGCACCGATCGCGGCCGGCGCGGCCGTCGCGATGATGCCGTCGTACAACCTGGTGAACGGACGGCCGGCCCATCTGAGCCCGCTGATCAACGACGTCGTCCGGACCTGGACCGAGGACGACCTGCTGGTGGTAAGCGATGCCGGCGCACCCGCGAACCTGACCGAGCTCCAGCACTACTTCGACGACGCCGAGACCGCCTACGCGGCCGCGCTCAGGGCCGGGGTGGACAGTTTCACCCAGGACGACAGCGACGCAGGGCCGTCGCTGCGGCACCTGTCCGGCGCACTGGAGCGGGGGCTGCTGACCGAAGCGGACATCGACCAGGCCGTCAGGCATGCTCTGGCCGTGCGGTTCCGGTTGGGTGAGTTCGATCCGGTCGAACTCGATCCGTACGGCTCCCCCGCGGCCGACGTGGTCGGTTGTCCGGCGCACCGGCAGTTGGCACGGGAGGCTGCCCGGCAGTCGATCGTGTTGCTGAAGCACGAATGCCAGGTGCTGCCGCTCAGCGCCGAGACCACCCGACGGGTCGCGATCGTCGGCCCCCTGGCCGATGTGCTCTTCCAGGACTGGTACTCCGGCACCCTTCCGTATCAGGTCACCGCACGGACCGGGCTGACCGAACGGCTCGGACCGGACGCGGTGGACTTCTGTGAAGGTGTGGACCTGATCGAACTGCGGACGAACGACGGCTGTCTGGGCACCGAGGAGGACGGCTCCGTCACGCTGGCGACGTCCGGCGCCTTCGACCTGTTCGACTTCGGCGGCGGCGCCTGGACGCTGCGGTCGGCGAGCACGGGGGCCTACCTCACGGTCGCCGACAACGGTTCGCTGACCGCAGACCATCCCGGGCCGAACAGCTGGGAGGTCAAGGAGACCTTCGAGCTGGTCGCCACCGGCCACACGACCACGGTCCTTCGACACCGCAACAGCGGCAGGTTCGTCACCATCGGTCCCGACGGCCGGGCGATGGCGACGGCGGGGGACGCCGAGGCGGCAACGGCTTTCGAGCTCGTCACCCTGATCGACGGAGCGACCCGTGCAGCCGAGCTCGCGGCGGCCGCCGACGTCGCGATCGTTGTCGTGGGCAACCACCCGCTGGTGAACGGCCGGGAGACCGAGGACCGGGCCTGCCTCGAGCTGCCGGCCGGTCAGGAGCGGCTGCTCCGGGCGGTCCATGCCGCAAACTCCCGGACCGTGCTGGTGATGTCCAGCAGCTACCCGTTCTCGATCGAGTGGGCCGACGAGCACGTGCCGGCAGTGCTCTGGTCGTCCCATGGCGGCCAGGAGTACGGCCATGCGCTGGCCGAGGTGCTGTTCGGGGACTTCGACCCGGTCGGCCGGCTGCCCCAGACGTGGTACCGGTCGACGGCCGATCTGCCCGACCTGTTCGACTACGACATCGTCGGCACCGACGCGACCTACCTGTACTTCCGCGGTACGCCGCTCTACCCGTTCGGCCACGGACTGAGCTACACGACCTTCGCGTACTCCGACCTGCAGCTGAGCACGACCTCCGTCCCGGCTGACGGCGAACTGCTGGTCAGCCTCACCGTGACGAACACCGGGACGCGCGCCGGACGCGAGATCGTCCAGCTTTACAACCATCAGCAACGGTCCCGGGCCAAGCAGCCATTGCGGCAACTGCGGGACTTCCGGCAGGTGTCGTTGGCGGCAGGCGAGAGCTCACTGGTGGAGTTCTCACTGCCCGCGGCCGACCTCGCCTTCTTCGACGTCACCCGCAACCGGCGTTGTGTCGAGACGGCGCGGCACAGCATTCTGGTGGGCCGATCCTGCACGGACATCAGACTGACAGCCGCCTTCGACGTACTGGGTGAGCGGATTCCGCCGCGTGCGGTCTTGTCGATGCCCTTGCAGGCGACGGCGTTCGACGACTACTGCGCGGTGACCCTGACTGATGCCGCGCCCGACCGCGGCGATGCGGTGCGGTCCCTCGAGGACGGCGCCTGGCTGCTGTTCGAGGATGTCGACCTGGCTGACGGGGCCACTCGGTGCACGGCGCTGGTCGCCGCCGAGGACAACGGCGGGACGATCGAGCTCCGGCTCGACGATCCGCTGCACGGCCCTGTCCTGGGCACGCTCCAGGTGCCGTCGACCGGTCATCGGCACAGCTGGGTTGAGAGCGGGACCCCACTGGCCGAAGCTCGCGGGGTCCACGCGGTCTACCTGGTCTTCTCCAGCGCGTCGCTCGCGCTGCGGGAGCTCAGCTTCGAACGGTGA